The Phacochoerus africanus isolate WHEZ1 chromosome 15, ROS_Pafr_v1, whole genome shotgun sequence genome has a segment encoding these proteins:
- the PLAC9 gene encoding placenta-specific protein 9 translates to MRPLLCALAGLALLRAAGAYAAAAEPFIPSGGDPSRSTACDRYMAIHSRLNVIEETVEKTVEHLEAEVKGLLGQLEELAWNLPPGPFSPIPDLLGDGDSS, encoded by the exons ATGCGGCCCCTGCTCTGCGCTCTGGCCGGGCTCGCCCTGCTCCGAGCTGCGGGCGCTTACGCCGCCG CTGCTGAACCCTTCATCCCCTCTGGAGGAGACCCGTCTCGGAGCACAGCATGTGACAGATACATGGCTATCCACAGCCGATTGAACGTCATAGAGGAG ACGGTGGAGAAGACGGTGGAGCATCTGGAGGCAGAAGTGAAAGGCCTGCTGGGTCAGCTGGAGGAGCTGGCTTGGAACCTGCCCCCAGGGCCCTTTAGCCCAATCCCCGACCTCCTTGGAGATGGAGACAGCAGCTAA